A DNA window from Streptomyces asoensis contains the following coding sequences:
- a CDS encoding [protein-PII] uridylyltransferase has protein sequence MTSTDVRNEAEDSGPSGYAAARLRLLTEGARSGPPRRTALAELTDDWLSGLFTAGAEVPRGASLVAVGGYGRGELSPRSDLDLLLLHDGDDPKAVAALADRLWYPVWDLGLALDHSVRTPAEARRTAGEDLKVQLGLLDARHLAGDAALTAGLRTAVLADWRNQAPKRLPELQELCVERAERQGELQYLLEPDLKEARGGLRDATALRAVAASWLADAPREGLADARRRLLDVRDALHLATGRATDRLALQEQDQVAAELGLLDADTLLRQVYEAARVISYASDVTWREVGRVLRSRAVRPRLRAMLGGGKPAPERSPLAEGVVEQDGEVVLARAARPERDPVLPLRAAAAAAQAGLPLSLHAVRRLAATVRPLPTPWPAEAREQLVTLLGSGQPTVEVWEALEAEGLITRLLPDWERVRCRPQRNAVHIWTVDRHLIETAVRASEFTRRVGRPDLLLVSALLHDIGKGWPGDHSVAGEIIAKDVAARIGFDRADVAVLSTLVRHHLLLIETATRRDLEDPATVRSVADAVGSQGTLELLHALTEADALATGPAAWSSWRGSLVADLVKRVGALLAGDEPDEPDAAAPTAEQERLAIEAVATGSPVLALRAQTEAPAENPAAEDPEPLGVELLIAVPDQSGVLPAVAGVLAVHRLTVRTAELRALDLPAGVEGSVLLLNWRVAAEYGSLPQAARLRADLVRALDGSLDIAGRLAERDAAYPRRRGVVAPPPRVTVAPAASRHATVIEVRAQDAPGLLFRIGQALEDEGLRVRSMHVSTLGANAVDAFYVTGAEGVPLPGDEAASVTRKLEETLRA, from the coding sequence GTGACGAGTACGGACGTGCGCAACGAGGCAGAGGACTCGGGACCCAGCGGCTACGCGGCGGCCCGGCTGCGCCTCCTCACCGAGGGGGCGCGGTCCGGGCCGCCGCGCCGTACGGCCCTCGCGGAACTGACCGACGACTGGCTCAGCGGGCTCTTCACCGCCGGCGCCGAGGTGCCGAGGGGCGCCTCCCTGGTCGCCGTCGGCGGCTACGGCCGCGGCGAGCTGTCCCCGCGCAGCGACCTCGACCTCCTGCTGCTGCACGACGGCGACGACCCCAAGGCGGTCGCCGCCCTCGCCGACCGGCTCTGGTACCCCGTGTGGGACCTGGGCCTCGCCCTGGACCACTCCGTCCGCACCCCGGCCGAGGCCCGCAGGACCGCGGGCGAGGACCTCAAGGTCCAGCTCGGCCTCCTCGACGCCCGCCATCTCGCGGGCGACGCCGCGCTGACGGCGGGACTGCGCACGGCCGTCCTCGCCGACTGGCGCAACCAGGCGCCCAAACGCCTTCCCGAACTCCAGGAACTCTGTGTCGAGCGCGCCGAACGCCAGGGCGAGCTCCAGTACCTGCTGGAGCCCGACCTCAAGGAGGCCCGGGGCGGGCTGCGGGACGCCACCGCGCTGCGGGCCGTCGCCGCCTCCTGGCTGGCCGACGCGCCCCGCGAGGGCCTCGCCGACGCCCGGCGCCGGCTCCTCGACGTGCGGGACGCCCTGCACCTGGCCACCGGCCGGGCCACCGACCGGCTGGCCCTCCAGGAGCAGGACCAGGTGGCCGCCGAACTGGGCCTGCTGGACGCCGACACCCTGCTGCGGCAGGTGTACGAGGCGGCCCGGGTCATCTCCTACGCCAGCGACGTCACCTGGCGCGAGGTGGGGCGCGTGCTGCGCTCGCGCGCCGTGCGGCCCAGGCTGCGCGCCATGCTGGGCGGCGGCAAGCCCGCGCCCGAGCGGTCGCCGCTGGCCGAGGGCGTCGTCGAACAGGACGGCGAGGTGGTGCTCGCCCGGGCCGCCCGCCCCGAACGCGATCCCGTGCTCCCGCTGCGCGCCGCGGCCGCCGCGGCGCAGGCCGGCCTCCCGCTCTCCCTGCACGCCGTACGGCGTCTCGCGGCCACCGTGCGCCCGCTGCCCACCCCCTGGCCCGCCGAGGCGCGCGAACAGCTGGTCACCCTGCTCGGCTCGGGGCAGCCCACCGTCGAGGTCTGGGAGGCGCTGGAGGCCGAAGGGCTGATCACCCGGCTGCTGCCCGACTGGGAGCGGGTGCGCTGCCGCCCGCAGCGCAACGCCGTGCACATCTGGACGGTCGACCGGCACCTCATCGAGACCGCCGTGCGCGCCTCCGAGTTCACCCGCCGCGTCGGCCGCCCCGACCTGCTGCTCGTCTCGGCCCTGCTGCACGACATCGGCAAGGGCTGGCCGGGCGACCACTCGGTCGCGGGGGAGATCATCGCCAAGGACGTCGCCGCCCGCATCGGCTTCGACCGCGCCGACGTCGCCGTCCTCTCCACGCTCGTACGGCACCACCTGCTGCTGATCGAGACCGCCACCCGGCGCGACCTGGAGGACCCGGCGACGGTCCGCTCGGTGGCCGACGCGGTCGGCTCCCAGGGCACCCTGGAGCTGCTGCACGCGCTCACCGAGGCGGACGCGCTGGCCACCGGCCCGGCCGCCTGGTCCTCCTGGCGGGGTTCGCTCGTGGCGGACCTGGTCAAGCGGGTCGGGGCGCTGCTCGCCGGTGACGAGCCCGACGAGCCGGACGCCGCGGCGCCGACCGCCGAGCAGGAGCGGCTCGCCATCGAGGCGGTCGCCACCGGCAGCCCCGTGCTGGCGCTGCGCGCCCAGACCGAGGCGCCCGCCGAGAACCCGGCCGCCGAGGACCCCGAACCGCTCGGCGTGGAGCTGCTCATCGCCGTACCGGACCAGTCGGGCGTGCTGCCCGCGGTGGCCGGCGTCCTCGCCGTGCACCGGCTGACCGTGCGCACCGCCGAGCTGCGCGCGCTGGACCTGCCGGCCGGCGTCGAGGGCTCGGTGCTGCTGCTGAACTGGCGGGTCGCCGCCGAGTACGGCTCGCTGCCCCAGGCGGCCCGCCTCCGCGCCGACCTGGTCCGCGCCCTGGACGGTTCCCTGGACATCGCCGGGCGCCTCGCCGAACGGGACGCCGCCTACCCCCGCCGCCGGGGCGTCGTCGCGCCGCCGCCGCGGGTCACGGTGGCCCCGGCCGCCTCCCGGCACGCCACGGTCATCGAGGTGCGCGCGCAGGACGCGCCCGGACTGCTGTTCCGGATCGGGCAGGCCCTGGAGGACGAGGGGCTGCGGGTCCGCAGCATGCACGTCTCGACCCTCGGCGCCAACGCCGTGGACGCCTTCTACGTCACCGGAGCGGAGGGCGTGCCCCTGCCGGGCGACGAGGCCGCCTCGGTGACCCGCAAGCTGGAGGAGACGCTGCGGGCCTGA
- a CDS encoding P-II family nitrogen regulator: protein MKLITAVVKPHRLDEIKEALQAFGVHGLTVTEASGYGRQRGHTEVYRGAEYTVDLVPKIRIEVLAEDDDAEQLIDVIVKAARTGKIGDGKVWSLPVETAVRVRTGERGPDAL, encoded by the coding sequence ATGAAGCTCATCACCGCCGTCGTCAAGCCCCACCGGCTCGACGAGATCAAGGAAGCCCTCCAGGCGTTCGGGGTCCACGGTCTGACGGTCACCGAGGCCAGCGGCTACGGTCGTCAGCGGGGACACACCGAGGTCTACCGCGGTGCCGAGTACACCGTCGACCTCGTCCCCAAGATCCGCATCGAGGTACTGGCCGAGGACGACGACGCCGAGCAGCTGATCGACGTCATCGTCAAGGCGGCCCGCACCGGCAAGATCGGTGACGGCAAGGTCTGGTCCCTCCCGGTCGAGACGGCCGTACGGGTCCGCACCGGCGAGCGCGGCCCGGACGCGCTCTGA
- a CDS encoding ammonium transporter, with the protein MAAAITLAAEAPKLSSANTGFMLICSALVLIMTPGLAFFYGGMVRVKSTLNMLMMSFISMGIVTILWVLYGFSLAFGTDSGSLIGWNSDWLGLSNIGLTELWDGYTIPIFVFMVFQMMFAIITPALISGALADRVKFSAWALFVALWATVVYFPVAHWVWGAGGWAFELGVIDFAGGTAVHINAGAAALGVILVIGKRVGFKRDPMRPHSLPLVMLGAGLLWFGWFGFNAGSWLGNDDGVGALMFVNTQVATAAAMLAWLIYEKIRHGAFTTLGAASGAVAGLVAITPSGGAVSPLGAIAVGAVAGLLCAMAVGLKYKFGYDDSLDVVGVHLVGGVIGSLLIGFFATGKGQSTATGVFYGDHSFDQLWKQCAGVFAVLAYSLVVSAILAFLLDKTIGMRVPEDDEIAGIDQAEHAETAYDFSGAGGGAARTTALPTAVTDASKKVDA; encoded by the coding sequence ATGGCAGCAGCCATCACGCTTGCCGCGGAGGCACCCAAGCTGTCCTCCGCGAACACAGGCTTCATGCTCATCTGTTCCGCCCTGGTGCTGATCATGACCCCGGGCCTCGCCTTCTTCTACGGCGGCATGGTCCGCGTGAAGAGCACGCTGAACATGCTGATGATGAGCTTCATCAGCATGGGGATCGTCACCATCCTGTGGGTGCTGTACGGCTTCTCCCTCGCGTTCGGGACCGACTCCGGCAGCCTCATCGGCTGGAACTCCGACTGGCTCGGCCTGAGCAACATCGGCCTGACGGAGCTGTGGGACGGCTACACCATCCCGATCTTCGTGTTCATGGTCTTCCAGATGATGTTCGCGATCATCACGCCCGCCCTGATAAGCGGTGCGCTCGCCGACCGCGTCAAGTTCTCCGCGTGGGCGCTGTTCGTCGCCCTGTGGGCCACGGTCGTCTACTTCCCGGTCGCCCACTGGGTCTGGGGCGCCGGCGGCTGGGCCTTCGAGCTGGGTGTCATCGACTTCGCCGGCGGTACGGCGGTCCACATCAACGCCGGCGCCGCGGCCCTCGGCGTGATCCTCGTCATCGGCAAGCGCGTCGGCTTCAAGCGGGATCCGATGCGCCCGCACAGCCTGCCGCTGGTCATGCTCGGCGCCGGTCTGCTGTGGTTCGGCTGGTTCGGCTTCAACGCGGGCTCCTGGCTCGGCAACGACGACGGCGTCGGCGCGCTGATGTTCGTCAACACGCAGGTCGCCACCGCCGCCGCCATGCTGGCCTGGCTCATCTACGAGAAGATCCGCCACGGCGCCTTCACGACGCTGGGCGCCGCCTCCGGCGCGGTCGCCGGTCTGGTCGCCATCACCCCCTCGGGCGGCGCGGTCTCCCCGCTCGGCGCCATCGCCGTCGGCGCGGTCGCCGGTCTGCTGTGTGCCATGGCCGTCGGCCTGAAGTACAAGTTCGGCTACGACGACTCGCTCGACGTCGTCGGCGTCCACCTCGTCGGCGGTGTCATCGGCTCCCTGCTCATCGGCTTCTTCGCCACCGGCAAGGGGCAGTCCACGGCGACCGGCGTCTTCTACGGCGACCACTCCTTCGACCAGCTGTGGAAGCAGTGCGCCGGCGTCTTCGCGGTGCTCGCCTACTCGCTGGTGGTCTCCGCGATCCTCGCCTTCCTCCTCGACAAGACCATCGGCATGCGGGTCCCCGAGGACGACGAGATCGCCGGCATCGACCAGGCGGAGCACGCCGAGACCGCATACGACTTCAGCGGGGCCGGCGGCGGCGCCGCCCGCACGACCGCCCTCCCGACCGCGGTCACCGACGCGAGCAAGAAGGTGGACGCATGA
- a CDS encoding bifunctional DNA primase/polymerase yields MGFTIGGIREIRSGTRRRGRSSECTAVAEFTGLWGWDVVPGARAAAGACSCGRPDCREPGAHPLEFAPQVPAGATLDDVGRTWSEFPGAAVMLPVGRAFDVIDVAEQAGRRALVRLERMGLPLGPVTATPEGRTQFFVAPGAAAELPGLLYRMGWDDPTALDLRGLGPGAYLTAPPSDRGGLGPVRWLRPPALDSATRPPRARLLLGTLAYLAHRSRA; encoded by the coding sequence ATGGGCTTCACGATCGGCGGTATTCGCGAGATCCGCTCCGGCACGCGCAGGCGCGGCCGCTCGTCCGAGTGCACCGCCGTCGCCGAGTTCACGGGACTGTGGGGCTGGGACGTGGTGCCCGGCGCCCGGGCCGCCGCGGGCGCCTGTTCGTGCGGGCGGCCCGACTGCCGCGAACCCGGCGCGCACCCGCTGGAGTTCGCCCCGCAGGTCCCCGCCGGAGCCACCCTCGACGACGTGGGCAGGACCTGGTCCGAGTTCCCCGGGGCCGCGGTCATGCTGCCCGTCGGGCGCGCGTTCGACGTGATCGACGTCGCCGAGCAGGCCGGCCGGCGCGCCCTGGTCCGGCTGGAGCGCATGGGCCTGCCGCTCGGCCCGGTCACCGCCACCCCCGAGGGCCGCACCCAGTTCTTCGTCGCGCCCGGCGCCGCCGCCGAACTGCCCGGCCTGCTCTACCGCATGGGCTGGGACGACCCGACGGCCCTGGACCTGCGCGGCCTCGGCCCGGGTGCGTACCTCACGGCCCCGCCCTCCGACCGCGGCGGACTCGGCCCGGTGCGCTGGCTGCGCCCGCCCGCCCTGGACTCGGCGACCCGCCCCCCTCGGGCGCGCCTGCTGCTGGGCACGCTGGCCTATCTGGCCCACCGCTCACGCGCCTGA
- the ftsY gene encoding signal recognition particle-docking protein FtsY, translating to METVILAVVIAVVVLGVLGGLVVGSRRTKSLPPPPPTAPDITAPPAEPQVGDEAETPRDEPRRTIEEVDLPDGAQAGTAVEEPPVVEAPGIEIPEPTEGRLVRLRARLSRSQNALGKGLLTLLSREHLDEDTWEEIEDTLLTADVGVQPTQELVERLRERVKVLGTRTPEELRGLLREELLKLVGTEVDRTVRTEPEERKPGIVMVVGVNGTGKTTTTGKLARVLVADGRTVVLGAADTFRAAAADQLQTWGERVGAHTVRGPEAGDPASVAFDAVKEGKEMGVDVVLIDTAGRLHTKTGLMDELGKVKRVVEKHAPLDEVLLVLDATTGQNGLVQARVFAEVVDITGIVLTKLDGTAKGGIVVAVQRELGVPVKLIGLGEGADDLAPFEPEAFVDALIGD from the coding sequence ATGGAAACCGTCATCCTTGCTGTAGTCATCGCCGTGGTCGTGCTCGGTGTGCTGGGCGGGCTCGTCGTCGGCAGCCGACGGACGAAGTCGCTGCCGCCCCCGCCCCCCACCGCGCCCGACATCACCGCCCCGCCGGCCGAGCCGCAGGTCGGCGACGAGGCCGAGACACCGCGCGACGAACCGCGCCGCACGATCGAGGAGGTGGATCTACCCGACGGCGCCCAGGCCGGTACCGCCGTCGAGGAGCCGCCCGTTGTCGAGGCACCGGGGATCGAGATCCCCGAGCCCACCGAGGGGCGGCTGGTCCGCCTCCGCGCCCGGCTGTCCCGCTCGCAGAACGCCCTCGGCAAGGGCCTGCTCACGCTGCTCTCGCGCGAGCACCTCGACGAGGACACCTGGGAGGAGATCGAGGACACCCTGCTCACCGCCGACGTCGGGGTGCAGCCCACCCAGGAGCTCGTCGAGCGGCTGCGCGAGCGCGTCAAGGTGCTCGGCACCCGTACCCCCGAGGAGCTGCGCGGCCTGCTGCGCGAGGAGCTGCTCAAGCTGGTGGGCACCGAGGTCGACCGCACCGTGCGGACCGAGCCCGAGGAGCGCAAGCCGGGCATCGTGATGGTCGTCGGGGTCAACGGCACCGGCAAGACCACCACCACCGGCAAGCTCGCGCGCGTCCTGGTGGCCGACGGGCGGACCGTCGTCCTGGGCGCCGCCGACACCTTCCGGGCCGCCGCCGCCGACCAGCTCCAGACCTGGGGCGAACGGGTCGGCGCCCACACCGTGCGCGGCCCCGAGGCGGGCGACCCCGCCTCCGTCGCGTTCGACGCGGTGAAGGAGGGCAAGGAGATGGGGGTGGACGTCGTCCTCATCGACACCGCGGGCCGGCTGCACACCAAGACCGGGCTCATGGACGAGCTCGGCAAGGTCAAGCGGGTCGTCGAGAAGCACGCGCCGCTCGACGAGGTGCTGCTCGTCCTCGACGCCACCACCGGCCAGAACGGCCTGGTCCAGGCCCGCGTCTTCGCCGAGGTCGTCGACATCACCGGCATCGTCCTGACCAAGCTGGACGGCACGGCCAAGGGCGGCATCGTGGTCGCGGTCCAGCGCGAACTGGGCGTTCCGGTCAAGCTGATCGGACTCGGCGAGGGCGCCGACGACCTCGCGCCCTTCGAGCCGGAGGCGTTCGTGGATGCCCTTATCGGGGACTGA
- a CDS encoding LLM class flavin-dependent oxidoreductase translates to MPVTVVRFNLVAPGATPAELGVRYRTALEMAAYADECGVTTVQTEEHHGAENNWLPSPFAFAGAVLGATRRLAVTVSAVIGPLHDPLRLAEDIAVLDLLSGGRLVTVAGIGYRPEEYARAGVDWKRRGRLQDELLDTLLKAWTGEEFTYRGRTVRVTPRPATEPHPLLLVGGSSEAAARRAARLGLPFFPSAHLPELEAYYKERLVEYGTQGWTMMPAAETPLLHIAEDPDRAWAEYGRHFLHEARTYASWQSHEIRSAVRSAAGSVQELRNEGVYRILTPDECVQQGLDSLVLHPLAGGMPTAEGWRGLRLFCENVLPRLSG, encoded by the coding sequence ATGCCCGTCACCGTCGTCCGTTTCAACCTCGTCGCTCCCGGCGCGACCCCCGCCGAGCTGGGCGTGCGCTACCGGACCGCGCTGGAGATGGCCGCGTACGCCGACGAGTGCGGGGTCACGACCGTGCAGACCGAGGAGCATCACGGGGCCGAGAACAACTGGCTCCCGTCGCCGTTCGCCTTCGCGGGCGCGGTGCTGGGCGCGACCCGGCGGCTCGCGGTCACGGTCTCGGCTGTGATCGGCCCGCTGCACGACCCGTTGCGGCTGGCCGAGGACATCGCGGTGCTCGACCTGCTGAGCGGCGGCCGGCTGGTCACGGTCGCCGGGATCGGCTACCGGCCCGAGGAGTACGCCCGGGCGGGGGTGGACTGGAAACGGCGCGGGCGGCTCCAGGACGAGCTGCTCGACACCCTGCTCAAGGCGTGGACCGGCGAGGAGTTCACCTACCGGGGCCGTACGGTACGGGTCACCCCGCGTCCGGCCACCGAGCCGCACCCCCTGCTGCTGGTGGGCGGGTCCTCCGAGGCCGCGGCCCGCCGGGCGGCCCGCCTCGGCCTGCCCTTCTTCCCGAGCGCCCACCTGCCGGAGCTGGAGGCCTATTACAAGGAGCGGCTCGTGGAGTACGGGACGCAGGGCTGGACGATGATGCCCGCGGCCGAGACCCCGCTGCTGCACATCGCCGAGGACCCGGACCGGGCCTGGGCCGAGTACGGCCGGCACTTCCTGCACGAGGCCCGCACGTACGCCTCCTGGCAGTCCCACGAGATCCGCTCGGCGGTGCGGTCGGCGGCGGGCAGCGTCCAGGAACTGCGGAACGAGGGGGTCTACCGGATCCTGACACCGGACGAGTGCGTGCAGCAGGGGCTCGACAGTCTCGTCCTGCATCCGCTGGCGGGCGGGATGCCGACGGCCGAGGGGTGGCGCGGGCTGCGGCTGTTCTGCGAGAACGTGCTGCCCCGGCTCAGCGGGTGA
- a CDS encoding sugar porter family MFS transporter: MTSTEQAQKSGAATAHPDHLGHVIFIAAAAAMGGFLFGYDSSVINGAVEAIRDRYDVGSAALAQVIAIALIGCAIGAATAGRIADRIGRIRVMQIAALLFTVSAVGSALPFSLWDFALWRVVGGFAIGMASVIGPAYIAEVAPPAYRGRLGSFQQAAIVIGIAVSQLVNWGLLNSAGGDQRGKLMGLEAWQVMLGVMVVPAVLYGLLSFAIPESPRFLISVGKRERARAILEEVEGDKIDLDARVTEIEHAMKSEHKSTFKDLLGGSFFFKPIVWIGIGLSVFQQFVGINVAFYYSSTLWQSVGVDPTDSFFYSFTTSIINIIGTVIAMIFVDRVGRRPLALIGSAGMVVGLALEAWAFSFDLVDGKLPATQGWIALIAAHVFVLFFALSWGVVVWVFLGEMFPNRIRAAALGVAASAQWIANWAITASFPSLADWNLSATYVIYTVFAALSIPFVLKYVKETKGKALEEMG, from the coding sequence GTGACCAGCACAGAGCAGGCACAGAAGTCAGGAGCCGCCACGGCTCACCCCGATCATCTCGGGCACGTCATCTTCATCGCCGCGGCGGCCGCGATGGGCGGCTTCCTCTTCGGCTACGACAGCTCCGTCATCAACGGCGCCGTCGAAGCCATCCGGGACCGCTACGACGTCGGCTCCGCGGCCCTGGCGCAGGTCATCGCCATCGCCCTGATCGGCTGCGCCATCGGCGCGGCGACCGCGGGACGCATCGCCGACCGCATCGGCCGCATCCGCGTCATGCAGATCGCCGCCCTGCTGTTCACCGTCAGCGCCGTCGGCTCGGCCCTGCCCTTCTCGCTGTGGGACTTCGCCCTGTGGCGGGTCGTCGGCGGCTTCGCCATCGGCATGGCCTCCGTCATCGGCCCGGCCTACATCGCGGAGGTCGCCCCGCCCGCCTACCGCGGCCGCCTCGGCTCCTTCCAGCAGGCCGCCATCGTCATCGGCATCGCCGTCTCGCAGCTGGTCAACTGGGGTCTGCTCAACTCCGCCGGCGGCGACCAGCGCGGCAAGCTCATGGGCCTGGAGGCCTGGCAGGTCATGCTGGGCGTCATGGTCGTCCCGGCCGTCCTCTACGGCCTGCTCTCCTTCGCCATCCCCGAGTCCCCCCGCTTCCTCATCTCCGTCGGCAAGCGCGAGCGGGCCCGTGCCATCCTCGAAGAGGTCGAGGGCGACAAGATCGACCTCGACGCCCGCGTCACCGAGATCGAGCACGCGATGAAGAGCGAGCACAAGTCCACCTTCAAGGACCTGCTCGGCGGCTCCTTCTTCTTCAAGCCGATCGTCTGGATCGGTATCGGCCTGTCGGTCTTCCAGCAGTTCGTCGGCATCAACGTCGCGTTCTACTACTCCTCGACGCTGTGGCAGTCGGTCGGCGTCGACCCGACGGACTCGTTCTTCTACTCGTTCACGACGTCGATCATCAACATCATCGGCACCGTCATCGCGATGATCTTCGTGGACCGCGTCGGCCGCAGGCCGCTCGCCCTCATCGGCTCGGCCGGCATGGTCGTCGGCCTCGCCCTGGAGGCCTGGGCCTTCTCCTTCGACCTCGTCGACGGCAAGCTGCCCGCCACCCAGGGCTGGATCGCCCTGATCGCCGCCCACGTCTTCGTCCTCTTCTTCGCCCTGTCGTGGGGCGTGGTCGTCTGGGTCTTCCTCGGCGAGATGTTCCCCAACCGCATCCGCGCCGCCGCCCTCGGTGTGGCCGCGTCCGCGCAGTGGATCGCCAACTGGGCCATCACCGCGAGCTTCCCCTCGCTGGCCGACTGGAACCTCTCCGCGACCTACGTGATCTACACGGTCTTCGCCGCGCTCTCCATCCCGTTCGTCCTGAAGTACGTCAAGGAGACGAAGGGCAAGGCGCTGGAGGAGATGGGCTGA